One genomic region from Vanacampus margaritifer isolate UIUO_Vmar chromosome 2, RoL_Vmar_1.0, whole genome shotgun sequence encodes:
- the rpsa gene encoding small ribosomal subunit protein uS2 isoform X2 — protein MSGSLDVLQMKEEDVLKFLAAGTHLGGTNLDFQMEQYVYKRKSDGVYIINLRKTWEKLLLAARAIVAIENPADVCVISSRNTGQRAVLKFASATGSTTFHGRFTPGTFTNQIQAAFREPRLLIVTDPRADHQPLTEASYVNIPSIALCNTDSPLRYVDVAIPCNNKGHHSVGLMWWMLAREVLRMRGTISREHPWEVMPDLYFYRDPEEIEKEEQAAAEKAVGKEEFQGEWTAPAAEFAQPEVADWSEGVAVPSVPIQQFPAGAPAAVKPAEGFTEDWSNQPATEDWSTAPTAQASEWGGTTSDWS, from the exons ATGTCCGGAAGTCTGGATGTCCTTCAAATGAAGGAGGAGGATGTGCTGAAGTTCCTGGCTGCAGGAACCCATCTGGGCGGTACCAACTTGGACTTCCAGATGGAGCAGTATGTCTACAAGAGAAAAAGTGATG GTGTGTACATCATTAATCTGAGAAAGACCTGGGAGAAGCTGCTGCTGGCTGCAAGGGCCATTGTTGCCATTGAAAACCCAGCTGACGTTTGCGTCATCTCCTCCAGGAATACTGGACAG AGAGCAGTGTTGAAGTTCGCCTCTGCCACCGGTTCCACCACCTTCCATGGTCGTTTCACCCCGGGTACATTCACCAATCAGATCCAGGCAGCTTTCAGAGAGCCCCGCCTCCTGATTGTGACAGATCCTCGTGCTGATCACCAGCCACTGACGGAGGCCTCCTATGTGAACATCCCCTCCATTGCTCTGTGCAACACTGATTCCCCACTTAGATATGTGGACGTTGCCATCCCCTGTAACAACAAG GGTCACCACTCTGTGGGTCTGATGTGGTGGATGTTGGCCCGGGAGGTTCTCCGAATGAGAGGCACAATTTCCAGAGAGCACCCTTGGGAAGTCATGCCCGATCTGTACTTCTACAGAGATCCTGAAGAG ATTGAGAAGGAGGAGCAAGCTGCTGCTGAGAAGGCTGTTGGAAAGGAGGAGTTCCAGGGTGAATGGACCGCCCCTGCAGCAGAGTTTGCCCAGCCTGAGGTTGCTGACTGGTCTGAGGGTGTCGCTGTGCCATCTGTGCCCATTCAACAGTTTCCAGCAG gcgCTCCAGCAGCTGTAAAGCCCGCTGAAGGCTTTACAG AGGATTGGAGCAATCAGCCTGCTACTGAGGACTGGTCCACTGCTCCCACTGCCCAAGCCTCTGAATGGGGTGGTACCACCTCTGattggtcttaa
- the LOC144044930 gene encoding mitochondrial glycine transporter A-like, with product MELSLAHPAVKAFMCGALSGTCSTLLFQPLDLVKTRLQTLQNNVQPGSSRVGMMRVILNVVRTERLLGLWKGVLPSFMRTIPGVGLYFSTYCSLKQHFFLEKNPGALGAVLLGGGARSVAGVLMLPVTVIKTRYECGRYRYESVTGALRSVCRTEGPAALYSGLMATLLRDVPFSGIYVMFYSQMKANLPNEISVSAFAPLANFSCGILAGVSASLVTQPADVVKTLVQVNPQLRTTDAIRYIYVEHGLEGFLRGALPRCLRRTMMAAMAWTVYEQMMAYLGLKS from the exons ATGGAACTGTCGTTG GCTCACCCAGCTGTCAAAGCCTTTATGTGTGGTGCTCTAAGTGGAACCTGCTCCACGCTGCTTTTCCAGCCCCTCGACCTGGTCAAGACACGTCTGCAAACATTGCAGAACAACGTGCAACCCGG TTCTAGCCGTGTAGGAATGATGAGAGTGATCCTGAATGTAGTGCGGACAGAGCGGCTGCTGGGACTGTGGAAAGGAGTTTTACCG TCGTTCATGAGGACCATCCCTGGGGTGGGGCTCTACTTCAGCACTTACTGCTCATTAAAGCAGCACTTCTTCCTGGAGAAGAACCCGGGGGCCTTGGGAGCTGTGCTGCTGGGAGGCGGGGCCAGGTCGGTGGCTGGGGTCCTCATGCTGCCTGTGACGGTCATCAAGACTCGATATGAA TGTGGCAGGTACCGTTATGAGAGTGTCACCGGGGCTTTGCGCAGTGTGTGTCGGACTGAAGGTCCTGCAGCACTGTACTCTGGCCTGATGGCCACTCTGCTCCGAGACGTCCCTTTCTCTGGAATCTACGTTATGTTCTACAGCCAAATGAAGGCCAATTTGCCAAACG AGATCAGCGTGTCTGCTTTCGCCCCCCTGGCTAACTTCAGCTGTGGGATCCTGGCAGGGGTGTCAGCCTCGCTTGTCACGCAGCCTGCCGATGTGGTCAAAACACTCGTCCAAGTGAACCCCCAGTTGAGGACGACTGACGCTATTAGATACATCTATGTG GAACATGGACTTGAGGGTTTCTTAAGAGGGGCGTTGCCGCGCTGTCTTAGGAGGACCATGATGGCCGCCATGGCGTGGACTGTCTATGAGCAGATGATGGCATATCTTGGACTGAAATCATGA
- the rpsa gene encoding small ribosomal subunit protein uS2 isoform X1, with protein MSGSLDVLQMKEEDVLKFLAAGTHLGGTNLDFQMEQYVYKRKSDGVYIINLRKTWEKLLLAARAIVAIENPADVCVISSRNTGQRAVLKFASATGSTTFHGRFTPGTFTNQIQAAFREPRLLIVTDPRADHQPLTEASYVNIPSIALCNTDSPLRYVDVAIPCNNKGHHSVGLMWWMLAREVLRMRGTISREHPWEVMPDLYFYRDPEEIEKEEQAAAEKAVGKEEFQGEWTAPAAEFAQPEVADWSEGVAVPSVPIQQFPAGRISSVGYTLFSATPIKVFLFFYLFIYLFILGAPAAVKPAEGFTEDWSNQPATEDWSTAPTAQASEWGGTTSDWS; from the exons ATGTCCGGAAGTCTGGATGTCCTTCAAATGAAGGAGGAGGATGTGCTGAAGTTCCTGGCTGCAGGAACCCATCTGGGCGGTACCAACTTGGACTTCCAGATGGAGCAGTATGTCTACAAGAGAAAAAGTGATG GTGTGTACATCATTAATCTGAGAAAGACCTGGGAGAAGCTGCTGCTGGCTGCAAGGGCCATTGTTGCCATTGAAAACCCAGCTGACGTTTGCGTCATCTCCTCCAGGAATACTGGACAG AGAGCAGTGTTGAAGTTCGCCTCTGCCACCGGTTCCACCACCTTCCATGGTCGTTTCACCCCGGGTACATTCACCAATCAGATCCAGGCAGCTTTCAGAGAGCCCCGCCTCCTGATTGTGACAGATCCTCGTGCTGATCACCAGCCACTGACGGAGGCCTCCTATGTGAACATCCCCTCCATTGCTCTGTGCAACACTGATTCCCCACTTAGATATGTGGACGTTGCCATCCCCTGTAACAACAAG GGTCACCACTCTGTGGGTCTGATGTGGTGGATGTTGGCCCGGGAGGTTCTCCGAATGAGAGGCACAATTTCCAGAGAGCACCCTTGGGAAGTCATGCCCGATCTGTACTTCTACAGAGATCCTGAAGAG ATTGAGAAGGAGGAGCAAGCTGCTGCTGAGAAGGCTGTTGGAAAGGAGGAGTTCCAGGGTGAATGGACCGCCCCTGCAGCAGAGTTTGCCCAGCCTGAGGTTGCTGACTGGTCTGAGGGTGTCGCTGTGCCATCTGTGCCCATTCAACAGTTTCCAGCAGGTAGGATTTCTTCAGTCGGGTACACCCTTTTCAGTGCTACTCCAAtcaaagtatttttgtttttttatttatttatttatttatttattttaggcgCTCCAGCAGCTGTAAAGCCCGCTGAAGGCTTTACAG AGGATTGGAGCAATCAGCCTGCTACTGAGGACTGGTCCACTGCTCCCACTGCCCAAGCCTCTGAATGGGGTGGTACCACCTCTGattggtcttaa